One Lysinibacillus fusiformis genomic window carries:
- a CDS encoding lantibiotic protection ABC transporter ATP-binding protein — MEDIILQTENLCKSFKGQKIVENLSLTIPRNSVYGLLGPNGAGKSTTLKMISGMLRPNSGTILFNGHGWRRTDLIDIGVLIETPPLYDNLTARENLKVRTIALGLPQSRIDEVLKIVDLTNTGKKRTGQFSLGMKQRLGIAIALLNYPKLLILDEPTNGLDPIGIQELRKLIRSFPEQGITVILSSHILSEVEQVVDEIGIIAGGVLGYQGIAPQGQELESLFMQVVAANRKAGQ, encoded by the coding sequence ATGGAAGATATTATTTTACAAACAGAAAATCTTTGTAAAAGCTTTAAAGGACAGAAGATTGTGGAAAATCTATCTTTGACCATTCCAAGAAACTCCGTTTATGGATTACTAGGGCCAAATGGAGCGGGGAAATCAACGACGTTAAAAATGATTTCAGGCATGCTGCGTCCAAATTCAGGGACAATACTATTTAATGGACATGGCTGGCGTCGAACAGATTTAATAGATATTGGTGTATTGATTGAAACGCCACCGCTTTACGACAACTTAACTGCACGAGAGAATCTCAAGGTCCGAACAATTGCCCTTGGATTGCCGCAAAGCCGTATAGATGAAGTTCTTAAGATAGTTGACTTAACCAATACAGGTAAAAAACGTACCGGGCAGTTTTCTTTAGGGATGAAACAGCGTTTAGGCATAGCCATTGCACTGCTAAATTATCCAAAACTCCTAATTCTTGATGAGCCAACAAATGGTCTTGACCCCATCGGAATTCAAGAACTACGGAAATTGATTCGTTCTTTTCCTGAGCAAGGTATCACCGTTATCTTGTCGAGCCATATCTTGTCAGAAGTAGAACAAGTTGTCGATGAAATTGGCATTATTGCTGGAGGAGTATTAGGATATCAGGGGATTGCACCGCAAGGTCAAGAATTAGAATCACTATTTATGCAGGTAGTCGCCGCGAACAGAAAGGCGGGACAATAA